One Streptomyces fagopyri DNA window includes the following coding sequences:
- a CDS encoding sigma-70 family RNA polymerase sigma factor family protein, with the protein MDRVAAVPLAELLDERRYLLDVACWMLGSAGAAERVVDETYRRWYGLPDAARGRIEVPRSWLARTAGGICLGRLTGPGRPGDTAAGTGSADRLRNAERPAAALPAERARAGVRAQRPRPVTSYRHDVLARAVRDACAAQDGELLASLLAPDATALFDGGGKIRALATPVHGGRQVAASLLTLLALRPRTTLTTHSVNGRTGLVARYDHQVAAVISIAVTGRRITHVSIVLNPDKLRLWNRPPRPPERPSPRDGGGL; encoded by the coding sequence ATGGATCGTGTCGCCGCGGTGCCGCTCGCGGAGTTGCTGGACGAGCGCCGGTATCTGCTGGACGTGGCCTGCTGGATGCTGGGCAGCGCCGGTGCGGCGGAGCGCGTGGTCGACGAGACGTACCGCCGGTGGTACGGGCTCCCGGACGCCGCGCGGGGCCGTATCGAGGTGCCCCGGTCCTGGCTGGCGAGGACCGCGGGCGGTATCTGTCTCGGCCGGCTCACCGGTCCCGGCCGGCCCGGCGACACCGCCGCCGGCACGGGGTCGGCCGACCGGCTCCGGAACGCCGAACGTCCCGCGGCCGCGCTGCCGGCCGAGCGGGCACGTGCCGGTGTGCGCGCACAACGCCCGCGCCCCGTCACCTCCTACCGGCACGATGTCCTCGCCCGCGCGGTCCGTGACGCCTGCGCGGCGCAGGACGGCGAACTGCTCGCCTCGCTCCTCGCCCCGGACGCCACGGCGCTCTTCGACGGCGGCGGGAAGATCCGGGCGCTGGCCACGCCGGTGCACGGCGGCCGGCAGGTCGCGGCGAGCCTGCTGACCCTCCTGGCCCTCCGCCCGCGCACCACGCTGACCACGCACTCCGTCAACGGCCGTACGGGGCTCGTGGCCCGCTACGACCACCAGGTCGCCGCCGTCATCAGCATCGCGGTCACCGGCCGGCGCATCACACACGTCTCGATCGTCCTCAACCCCGACAAACTCCGGCTCTGGAACCGGCCGCCCAGGCCGCCGGAGAGGCCCTCACCGCGAGACGGCGGCGGGCTCTGA
- the qcrB gene encoding cytochrome bc1 complex cytochrome b subunit — MSDGSQEQPARRGPAGERIAGWASGRLGVPGRVRESARRAFPDHWSFMLGEICLYSFLVIVVTGVYLTLYFHPSMKELTYQGSYAPLRGQRVSEAFDSTLHISFDVRGGLLIRQIHHWAALVFVAAMLVHMMRVFFTGAFRKPRELNWVFGFLLLVLGMFAGLTGYDLPDDLLSGTGLAVVNGTILSLPIVGTYLSMFLFGGEFPGDDLVARFNTLHVLIIPALMVGLLVAHGVLALRHRHTQYPGPGRTNRNVVGLPLKARAVKSAGFFCLVTGGILLIAASVQINPVWQYGPHRADQVSAGSQPDWYMGVADGLLRVMPGWEIDFWGHTLALDNLIPLLVGAGLFVAMGAYPFLEAWVTGDNRDQHVLDRPRNRPVRTGLGAAWISFYLVALVGAANDIIAIRLHVGVESVTWAVRVALFAVPPAAYTVARRWALGLQRKDRDEVLHGRETGTIRRLPHGEFVEVHEPLSQERLHLLTQHEQYRPIGPGGTGEGEGPDGGARPAQRLRARLSRRFYGEGAQITKPTAREYKALNGDHRD; from the coding sequence ATGAGCGACGGGAGTCAGGAACAGCCTGCGCGGCGAGGGCCCGCAGGGGAAAGGATCGCCGGCTGGGCCTCCGGGCGCCTGGGCGTGCCCGGTCGGGTCAGGGAGAGCGCGCGCAGAGCGTTCCCGGACCACTGGTCGTTCATGCTGGGAGAGATATGCCTCTACAGCTTTCTCGTCATCGTCGTCACAGGTGTGTATCTCACGCTGTACTTCCATCCGTCGATGAAGGAACTGACGTATCAGGGCAGTTACGCGCCGCTGCGGGGGCAGCGGGTGTCGGAGGCATTCGACTCGACCCTGCACATCTCCTTCGACGTACGGGGCGGCCTGCTGATCCGGCAGATCCACCACTGGGCGGCGCTGGTCTTCGTCGCCGCGATGCTGGTCCACATGATGCGTGTGTTCTTCACGGGCGCGTTCCGAAAGCCTCGTGAACTCAACTGGGTTTTCGGATTCCTGCTGTTGGTCCTGGGAATGTTCGCGGGCCTCACGGGTTACGACCTCCCCGACGACCTGCTCTCCGGGACGGGCCTCGCGGTGGTGAACGGAACCATCCTCTCCCTGCCGATCGTCGGAACGTACCTCTCGATGTTCCTTTTCGGGGGCGAGTTCCCGGGCGACGACCTGGTCGCGCGTTTCAACACCCTTCACGTGCTGATCATCCCCGCTCTCATGGTGGGGCTGCTCGTCGCGCACGGGGTCCTGGCCCTCCGTCACCGGCACACGCAGTATCCCGGTCCCGGGCGCACCAACCGGAACGTCGTGGGCCTTCCGCTCAAGGCGCGCGCCGTGAAGTCCGCGGGATTCTTCTGCCTGGTCACCGGCGGCATCCTCCTCATCGCCGCGTCCGTGCAGATCAACCCCGTCTGGCAGTACGGGCCCCACCGCGCCGACCAGGTCTCCGCCGGGTCCCAACCCGACTGGTACATGGGTGTGGCCGACGGACTGCTGCGCGTCATGCCGGGCTGGGAAATCGACTTCTGGGGCCACACGCTGGCCCTCGACAACCTGATCCCGCTGCTGGTGGGAGCCGGACTCTTCGTCGCCATGGGCGCGTACCCGTTCCTCGAGGCATGGGTGACGGGCGACAACCGTGACCAGCATGTCCTCGACAGGCCGCGCAACCGCCCGGTGCGGACGGGCCTCGGTGCGGCATGGATCAGTTTCTATCTGGTGGCCCTCGTCGGAGCCGCGAACGACATCATCGCCATTCGTCTGCACGTCGGGGTCGAATCAGTGACGTGGGCGGTGCGCGTGGCCCTGTTCGCGGTGCCTCCCGCCGCCTACACCGTGGCGCGTCGGTGGGCGCTCGGTCTCCAGCGCAAAGACCGCGACGAAGTCCTGCACGGGCGCGAGACCGGCACGATCAGGCGTTTGCCGCACGGTGAGTTCGTCGAGGTGCACGAGCCGCTCAGCCAGGAACGGCTGCACCTTCTCACCCAGCACGAGCAGTACCGGCCGATCGGTCCCGGCGGTACGGGCGAAGGGGAGGGCCCGGACGGCGGAGCGCGCCCCGCCCAGCGGCTGCGCGCACGGCTCAGCCGGCGTTTCTACGGTGAGGGCGCGCAGATCACCAAGCCGACGGCGCGGGAGTACAAGGCGCTCAACGGCGATCATCGCGACTGA
- a CDS encoding YceI family protein yields the protein MFHPDEATVSRPAPPEEPTGVYLIDPVRSSIGFSARHAMSAHVRGNFTVFEGLLKLDGVRPARSEAYLSVQTGSVDTGCPERDARVTGPEFLDSATFPLMSFRSAGVLGAGDDRLHLAGYLRIKDAELPVHLDLAFRAPSRAACARGRVGLEGTLTPRRVGPGPGPGGNAAPRPGGPPIGDMMRLTIDISAVRTRPGQSR from the coding sequence ATGTTCCACCCCGACGAAGCCACCGTTTCCCGTCCCGCTCCCCCCGAGGAGCCGACCGGCGTCTACCTCATCGACCCGGTCCGCAGCTCGATCGGCTTTTCCGCCCGACATGCCATGAGCGCCCATGTACGCGGGAACTTCACCGTGTTCGAGGGGCTCCTCAAGCTCGACGGAGTCCGTCCCGCCCGGTCCGAGGCCTACCTCAGTGTCCAGACGGGGAGTGTGGACACGGGTTGCCCGGAGCGCGACGCGCGTGTCACCGGCCCGGAGTTCCTGGACTCCGCGACGTTTCCCCTCATGAGTTTCCGTTCCGCCGGAGTCCTCGGCGCCGGGGACGACCGGCTCCACCTGGCGGGGTACCTCCGGATCAAGGACGCCGAGCTCCCCGTCCATCTCGACCTCGCGTTCCGTGCGCCGAGCCGGGCGGCGTGCGCACGCGGCAGGGTCGGCCTCGAAGGCACCCTCACCCCGCGGCGCGTCGGTCCCGGCCCCGGCCCCGGCGGCAACGCTGCGCCGCGGCCAGGTGGGCCTCCGATCGGCGACATGATGAGGCTGACCATCGACATCTCCGCCGTGCGGACGCGGCCGGGTCAGTCGCGATGA
- a CDS encoding L-aspartate oxidase, giving the protein MVLVIGTGGAGLRAAIELAEAGVDVLAVGKRPKEDTHTALAAGGINAALSTMDPEDSWQQHAADTLKESYLLADPRTTKIVTEGAARGIDDLERYGMAFAREDDGRISQRFFGAHKFRRTAFAGDYTGLEIQRTLIRRADQLGIPVLDGVYITRLLVDDGAVFGAYGFDLTDGTRYLIHADAVILAAGGHTRIWRRTSSRRDENTGDSFRLAVEAGARLRDPELVQFHPSGIIEPENAAGTLVSEAARGEGGVLRNALGERFMSRYDPVRMELSTRDRVALASYTEIKEGRGTANGGVWLDVSHLPRQTIMTRLPRVYQTLLDLQMLDITREPIEIAPTAHYSMGGVWVRPEDHSTDVRGLYAIGEASSGLHGANRLGGNSLIELLVFGRITGQAAAAYSRSLTAQKRSATATAHARAEIDDLLAADGPENVRALQRAVRNTMTEHAGVVRHEEGLRAGLAELAAIEKRMENVGVHPDIAGFQDLAHAFDLMSAALAARATLEAALERRETRGCHNRSDYPDLDPALQVNLVWSPTTGITHESIPAIPEEISSLMEEVSTDGKLAE; this is encoded by the coding sequence ATGGTGCTGGTGATCGGCACCGGAGGAGCCGGGCTGCGAGCAGCCATCGAACTGGCCGAGGCCGGCGTCGACGTCCTCGCAGTCGGCAAGCGTCCCAAGGAGGACACCCACACCGCGCTCGCCGCCGGAGGGATCAACGCGGCGCTGTCCACGATGGATCCCGAGGACAGCTGGCAGCAGCACGCGGCGGACACCCTCAAGGAGAGCTACCTTCTCGCCGACCCCCGGACGACCAAGATCGTCACTGAGGGCGCCGCACGAGGAATCGACGATCTGGAACGCTACGGCATGGCCTTCGCCAGAGAGGATGACGGCCGGATCAGCCAACGCTTCTTCGGCGCCCACAAGTTCCGGCGGACCGCCTTCGCCGGCGACTACACCGGTCTGGAGATTCAGCGCACCCTCATCAGGCGCGCGGACCAGCTCGGCATACCCGTGCTCGACGGCGTCTACATCACCCGGCTGCTGGTCGACGACGGTGCCGTCTTCGGCGCCTACGGCTTCGACCTCACCGACGGAACGCGGTACCTGATCCACGCCGACGCCGTCATCCTCGCCGCGGGTGGGCACACCCGCATCTGGCGTCGCACGTCGTCCCGGCGCGACGAGAACACCGGCGACTCCTTCCGGCTGGCGGTCGAGGCGGGCGCGCGTCTGCGCGACCCGGAGCTGGTCCAGTTCCACCCGTCCGGGATCATCGAGCCGGAGAACGCGGCCGGCACCCTGGTCAGCGAGGCGGCTCGGGGTGAGGGCGGCGTACTGCGCAACGCGCTCGGAGAGCGGTTCATGTCCCGCTACGACCCCGTCCGGATGGAGCTGTCCACCCGCGACCGTGTCGCCCTGGCCTCCTACACGGAGATCAAGGAAGGGCGGGGGACGGCGAACGGAGGCGTGTGGCTCGACGTCTCCCATCTGCCACGGCAGACGATCATGACGCGGCTCCCTCGCGTCTACCAGACCCTGCTGGATCTGCAGATGCTGGACATCACCCGTGAACCGATCGAGATCGCGCCCACGGCGCACTACTCGATGGGCGGCGTATGGGTGCGGCCCGAGGACCACAGCACCGACGTCCGGGGCCTGTACGCCATCGGCGAGGCGTCGAGCGGGCTGCACGGCGCCAACCGCCTGGGCGGCAACAGCCTCATCGAACTGCTGGTCTTCGGCCGCATCACGGGCCAGGCGGCCGCCGCCTACTCACGATCGCTCACCGCGCAGAAGCGGTCGGCGACGGCGACGGCGCACGCACGCGCGGAGATCGACGATCTCCTCGCCGCCGACGGACCGGAGAACGTCCGTGCCCTGCAGCGCGCCGTCCGCAACACCATGACCGAGCACGCGGGAGTGGTACGCCACGAAGAAGGCCTGCGCGCCGGACTGGCGGAGCTCGCGGCGATCGAGAAGAGGATGGAGAACGTCGGCGTCCACCCGGACATCGCCGGCTTCCAGGACCTCGCGCACGCCTTCGACCTCATGTCCGCCGCTCTGGCGGCCCGCGCCACCCTCGAAGCGGCACTGGAGCGTCGCGAGACACGCGGTTGTCACAACCGCAGTGACTATCCCGACCTCGACCCCGCTCTGCAGGTCAACCTCGTGTGGTCGCCGACGACCGGCATCACCCACGAAAGCATCCCGGCCATTCCCGAAGAGATCTCCTCCCTGATGGAAGAGGTCTCGACCGACGGAAAACTCGCCGAATGA
- a CDS encoding Ohr family peroxiredoxin has product MTDGIRLPPPSTGGDFDGESFAPLYTTAVNVVGGTARHGRASGGARSADGVLDLDLRMPAELGGDGRGTNPEQLFAAGFAASFHGALSLVARHSAFDPAAISVEATVALGRDPGDTGYLLRVDLVVRWPGVDPEAAAPLLARADSLCPYAKMTRRGTPTNVTLAP; this is encoded by the coding sequence GTGACCGACGGGATCCGGCTGCCCCCGCCGTCCACCGGCGGGGACTTCGACGGGGAGTCCTTCGCTCCCCTCTACACCACGGCGGTGAACGTCGTCGGAGGGACGGCCCGGCACGGGCGGGCCTCGGGAGGGGCCCGCTCGGCCGACGGGGTCCTGGACCTCGACCTCCGCATGCCCGCCGAACTGGGGGGAGACGGCCGGGGAACCAACCCCGAGCAGTTGTTCGCGGCGGGTTTCGCCGCCTCCTTCCACGGCGCGCTCAGCCTGGTGGCACGCCATTCGGCCTTCGACCCCGCCGCGATCTCCGTGGAGGCGACCGTCGCGCTCGGGCGCGACCCCGGGGACACCGGCTACCTCCTGCGCGTCGACCTCGTGGTGAGGTGGCCCGGCGTCGACCCCGAGGCGGCCGCTCCGCTGCTGGCGCGGGCCGACTCGCTGTGCCCCTACGCGAAGATGACCCGGCGGGGGACGCCGACGAACGTCACGCTCGCGCCGTAG
- a CDS encoding RNA polymerase sigma-70 factor has protein sequence MSAGDDAGSLDRATRDFVAARPQLFGIAYRVLGSATEAEDIVQEAWLRWQKTDRTDIHEPAAFLATVTARLAINLAQSARVRRETYIGPWLPEPVDTSLDPQLGAERAEALDMAVLFLLEKLNPVERAAYVLREAFAYPYGQIADILETSETNTRQLVSRARKHLAAERREPVTPTAHRRLLEVFLAAAQTGSLTALEDVLSADVVSYADGGGIRGASRIPVVGRPHVSKYLAAFAPRFWPGTDIRWVESNGTPAALISSQGHPMALLSVDASQRGIERLMWVMNPAKLEPYVASLSA, from the coding sequence ATGTCCGCCGGGGATGACGCAGGCTCCCTCGATCGGGCGACGAGGGATTTCGTCGCGGCCCGTCCCCAGCTGTTCGGTATCGCCTATCGGGTCCTCGGCAGCGCCACCGAAGCCGAGGACATCGTGCAGGAGGCCTGGCTGCGCTGGCAGAAGACGGACCGCACCGACATCCACGAACCCGCCGCGTTCCTCGCCACCGTCACCGCCCGCCTGGCCATCAACCTCGCCCAGTCCGCCCGAGTACGACGGGAGACCTACATCGGACCCTGGCTGCCCGAACCCGTCGACACCAGCCTCGACCCACAACTCGGCGCCGAACGGGCCGAGGCACTCGACATGGCCGTCCTCTTCCTCCTGGAGAAACTCAACCCGGTGGAACGCGCCGCCTACGTCCTGCGCGAAGCCTTCGCCTACCCCTACGGACAGATCGCGGACATCCTGGAGACCAGCGAGACCAACACCCGCCAACTGGTCAGCCGCGCCCGCAAACACCTCGCCGCGGAACGCAGGGAACCCGTCACCCCCACCGCCCACCGCAGACTGCTGGAAGTCTTCCTCGCCGCCGCACAGACAGGCAGCCTGACCGCACTCGAAGACGTACTCAGCGCCGACGTGGTCAGCTACGCCGACGGCGGCGGCATCCGCGGGGCATCCCGGATTCCCGTCGTCGGCCGCCCCCACGTCTCCAAATACCTCGCCGCCTTCGCCCCACGCTTCTGGCCCGGAACCGACATCCGCTGGGTCGAGAGCAACGGCACCCCCGCCGCCCTCATCTCCTCCCAGGGACACCCGATGGCCCTGCTCTCCGTCGACGCCTCGCAACGCGGCATCGAACGCCTCATGTGGGTCATGAATCCCGCCAAACTCGAACCCTACGTGGCATCACTGAGTGCCTGA
- a CDS encoding cupin domain-containing protein → MQEARPPHVPEGASGMTILVQWPPGDPGTPPHRHSGPAFGYVIEGEVRFELEGEPERVVKAGGTFWEPGGDVIHYQDGNARTDAPCRFVVTMFCAPGMPMLTLVDEEELARRAHLRAPRPGP, encoded by the coding sequence CTGCAGGAAGCCCGGCCGCCCCACGTCCCCGAGGGCGCCTCGGGGATGACGATCCTCGTCCAGTGGCCGCCCGGTGACCCCGGTACTCCTCCGCACCGCCACTCGGGACCGGCCTTCGGTTACGTGATCGAGGGCGAGGTGCGCTTCGAACTCGAAGGTGAACCGGAACGCGTCGTCAAGGCCGGCGGGACGTTCTGGGAGCCCGGCGGTGACGTCATCCACTACCAGGACGGAAACGCCCGTACGGACGCGCCCTGCCGGTTCGTCGTGACCATGTTCTGCGCGCCGGGCATGCCGATGCTCACGCTGGTCGACGAGGAGGAACTGGCGCGGCGGGCCCACCTGCGCGCCCCGCGTCCCGGGCCCTGA
- a CDS encoding cupin domain-containing protein has translation MSYPKRVYMGDDGEVSADFRPAKTPPNVGTAGGDAIHYLATTTTTHGEFGLYRVEMRPHAGGPKTHFHKTISESFFILDGTVRLFDGAQWVDARQGDFLHVPQGGLHAFRNDSDSPADMLLLFTPGAPREEYFEKLALLAEATDEERTEFLLKHDSYFVD, from the coding sequence ATGTCGTATCCGAAGCGGGTGTACATGGGGGACGACGGCGAGGTCAGCGCGGACTTCCGGCCCGCGAAGACCCCACCGAACGTCGGCACGGCCGGCGGTGACGCCATCCACTACCTGGCGACCACTACCACCACGCACGGCGAGTTCGGGCTGTACCGGGTCGAGATGCGCCCGCACGCGGGCGGACCCAAGACGCACTTCCACAAGACCATCTCGGAGTCCTTCTTCATCCTCGACGGCACGGTTCGTCTCTTCGACGGCGCACAGTGGGTCGATGCCCGGCAGGGCGACTTCCTCCATGTGCCGCAGGGCGGACTGCACGCGTTCCGCAACGACTCCGACTCGCCGGCCGACATGCTTCTGCTCTTCACCCCCGGCGCGCCGCGTGAGGAGTACTTCGAGAAGCTCGCACTGCTGGCGGAGGCGACGGACGAGGAACGCACCGAATTCCTCCTCAAACACGACTCGTACTTCGTGGACTAG
- a CDS encoding TetR/AcrR family transcriptional regulator has product MTGTTAATGQRADMVRNRRLLLEAATAAFAEHGVEVPIGEIAQRAGLAKGTVFRHFASKEELLAAITLQLLDQLVRAAERLLEAADAEAALREFMTDGVELLAADRAFCEVIGRPSLQHSGVRDTIGVLCVAAEALTARAREQGAVRRDVTGTDVVLLLGGIHQTAAPLLATQPQAWRRYLELALDGLRATDASPLPEPPPDRPHLA; this is encoded by the coding sequence GTGACCGGTACGACGGCCGCCACGGGCCAGAGGGCGGACATGGTGCGCAATCGGCGCCTGCTGCTGGAGGCCGCGACAGCGGCGTTCGCGGAGCACGGGGTCGAGGTGCCGATCGGTGAGATCGCCCAACGCGCCGGCCTCGCCAAGGGCACGGTGTTCCGGCACTTCGCCTCCAAGGAGGAGCTGCTCGCGGCGATCACGCTCCAGTTGCTCGACCAGCTCGTCCGCGCGGCGGAACGGCTCCTGGAGGCCGCCGACGCGGAAGCCGCGCTCCGGGAGTTCATGACCGACGGGGTGGAACTGCTCGCCGCCGACCGCGCGTTCTGCGAGGTGATCGGCCGCCCCTCGCTGCAGCATTCCGGGGTACGGGACACGATCGGCGTCCTCTGCGTGGCGGCCGAGGCACTCACCGCCCGGGCACGCGAACAGGGCGCCGTCCGCCGCGACGTCACGGGAACGGACGTCGTGCTGCTCCTCGGCGGCATCCACCAGACCGCGGCGCCGCTGCTGGCCACACAGCCGCAGGCGTGGCGCCGCTACCTCGAACTGGCTCTCGACGGCCTGCGCGCCACCGACGCGAGCCCCCTGCCGGAGCCGCCGCCCGACCGCCCGCACCTCGCCTGA
- a CDS encoding SDR family NAD(P)-dependent oxidoreductase encodes MNHTLEGRVVLVTGASSGIGRAIAIALSKAGARVAAGARRADRVRSLAQDAPGETLALELDVTDPRSVRDAVEATVERFGALDVLVNNAGVMLSGPILGADTTEWTRMVETNLLGSMYAVHSALPHLLRHKGAVVQISSTSGRTSSAASGVYAATKFGITAFSEALRQEVTEQGVRVVVVEPGFVATELTSHITDPAIQAMAKNMAESMRTLQAEDIAGAVVYALSQPDHVAVNEILIRPTDQAR; translated from the coding sequence GTGAACCACACTCTGGAAGGCAGAGTCGTCCTCGTCACCGGCGCGTCGTCGGGCATCGGACGGGCCATCGCGATCGCCCTGTCGAAGGCGGGTGCCCGGGTCGCGGCCGGCGCCCGGCGGGCCGACCGCGTGCGGTCCCTCGCGCAGGACGCCCCCGGCGAGACGCTGGCCCTCGAACTCGACGTCACCGACCCGCGGTCGGTGCGCGACGCGGTCGAGGCGACCGTCGAGCGCTTCGGCGCCCTCGACGTGCTCGTGAACAACGCGGGCGTGATGCTCAGCGGCCCGATCCTGGGCGCGGACACCACGGAGTGGACGCGCATGGTCGAGACCAACCTGCTCGGATCGATGTACGCGGTCCACTCGGCCCTGCCGCACCTGCTCCGGCACAAGGGGGCGGTGGTGCAGATCTCGTCGACGTCAGGGCGTACGTCGTCGGCCGCGAGCGGTGTGTACGCGGCCACGAAGTTCGGCATCACCGCCTTCTCGGAGGCGTTGCGCCAGGAGGTCACCGAGCAGGGCGTACGGGTCGTCGTCGTGGAACCCGGCTTCGTGGCCACCGAGCTGACCAGCCACATCACCGACCCGGCCATCCAGGCCATGGCGAAGAACATGGCCGAGTCCATGCGGACGCTCCAGGCCGAGGACATCGCGGGCGCCGTCGTGTACGCGCTCTCCCAGCCCGATCACGTGGCCGTCAACGAGATCCTGATCCGGCCGACCGACCAGGCCCGCTGA
- a CDS encoding SDR family NAD(P)-dependent oxidoreductase, producing MSGSNTPRFTDLVAIVTGAGSGIGRATAIAFAESGAHVLGVGRRKDALEETAGAHAGIAVLALDIREEGAADTVVATAVERWGRLDVLVNNAGAAAVMPLAESERSVVTGLFDLNVIAPSMLAHAALPHLRESSGSIVNVSSTYGHRPLAGGAHYAATKSALEQLTRSWALELASDGVRVNAIAPGPTKTDVLVAAGLSQDAIDELRAHERDLIPTGRLGDAEDIADWILRVADPLSSHLTGQVLTVDGGLELV from the coding sequence ATGTCCGGCTCGAACACACCCCGTTTCACGGATCTTGTCGCCATCGTCACGGGGGCGGGGTCGGGAATCGGCCGCGCCACCGCGATCGCCTTCGCCGAGTCGGGGGCACACGTCCTCGGTGTGGGACGCCGCAAGGACGCCCTGGAGGAGACGGCCGGCGCCCACGCCGGGATCGCGGTCCTGGCGCTCGACATCCGCGAGGAGGGCGCCGCGGACACGGTGGTGGCCACCGCGGTGGAGCGGTGGGGCCGGCTCGACGTACTGGTGAACAACGCCGGTGCCGCGGCCGTGATGCCCCTCGCGGAGAGCGAACGGTCGGTCGTCACCGGCCTGTTCGACCTCAACGTGATCGCGCCGAGCATGCTCGCCCACGCGGCCCTGCCGCACCTGCGCGAATCCTCGGGCTCCATCGTCAACGTCTCCAGCACCTACGGGCACCGCCCCCTGGCCGGCGGAGCGCACTACGCCGCCACCAAGAGCGCCCTGGAGCAACTGACGCGCAGCTGGGCCCTGGAGCTCGCGTCCGACGGGGTACGGGTCAACGCGATCGCCCCCGGACCCACCAAGACGGACGTCCTGGTCGCGGCGGGCCTCTCCCAGGACGCCATCGACGAGTTGCGCGCCCACGAACGCGACCTCATCCCGACCGGCCGCCTCGGGGACGCGGAGGACATCGCGGACTGGATCCTGCGTGTCGCCGACCCTCTGAGCAGCCATCTGACCGGCCAGGTGCTGACGGTCGACGGAGGACTCGAACTCGTCTGA
- a CDS encoding carboxymuconolactone decarboxylase family protein, whose protein sequence is MESRLNYFGHPLAGKVLKHINTAGKVVSETTLPLTVQELVKIRASQINGCGFCTDMHTKDAAAAGETEQRLHLVAAWREATVFTDAERAALELAEQGTRIADAAGGVTDEAWADAVRHYDEDQLVALISLIAIINAYNRINVINQQPAGSYQPGQFG, encoded by the coding sequence GTGGAATCGCGTCTCAACTACTTCGGCCACCCCCTCGCGGGAAAGGTGCTGAAGCACATCAACACGGCCGGCAAGGTGGTGTCGGAGACGACGCTGCCGCTCACGGTCCAGGAACTGGTGAAGATCCGCGCGAGCCAGATCAACGGCTGCGGTTTCTGCACGGACATGCACACCAAGGACGCCGCGGCGGCCGGTGAGACCGAGCAGCGGCTCCACCTGGTCGCGGCCTGGCGTGAGGCCACGGTCTTCACCGATGCCGAGCGGGCCGCACTCGAACTGGCCGAGCAGGGCACTCGCATCGCCGACGCCGCCGGTGGTGTGACCGACGAGGCGTGGGCCGACGCGGTCAGGCACTACGACGAGGACCAGCTCGTCGCCCTGATCTCCCTCATCGCCATCATCAACGCCTACAACCGCATCAACGTCATCAACCAGCAGCCCGCCGGGAGCTACCAGCCCGGCCAGTTCGGCTGA